From a region of the Mercurialis annua linkage group LG1-X, ddMerAnnu1.2, whole genome shotgun sequence genome:
- the LOC126664828 gene encoding E3 SUMO-protein ligase SIZ1 — MDLATSCKDKLAYFRIKELKDVLTQLGLSKQGKKQDLVDRILGVLADEQVPKTSTKKTSIGKEEVAKLVDDIYRKMQVSGATDLASKGQGVLESSKTIIKGEVDDDHFRYDTRVRCPCGSSLETESMIKCEKTGCNEWQHIGCVIIPEKPTEGTPQVPDLYYCEICRLGWADPFCVTIAHPLYPVKLTATNIPADGSTPLQSVEKTFHLTRADKDLLTKQDHDVQAWCMLLNDKVPFRMQWPQYADLQVNGVPVRAINRPGSQLLGINGRDDGPIITPCTKDGINKICLSGCDARIFCLGVRIVRRQTVQQILDGILRQSNGEDGECFEDALARVCRCVGGGATDNADSDSDLEVVADSIGVNLRCPMSGSRMNVAGRFKPCAHMGCFDLDVFVEMNQRSRKWQCPVCLKNYSVKNVIVDPYFNRITSMMRHCGEDITELEVKLDGCWRVKTKTEAERRDVGELALWHKPDGSLCVSNGGEQKSKVEVERPIKQEYTSEGHNGTGLKLGIRKNRNGFWEVSKPEGVNTSSSGNRLQERFENIEQKVIPMSSSATDSGRDGEDASVNQDGGGNFDLTNNGIELDSLSLNVDSTYGFPDRNFSAPTGDAEVIVLSDSDDDNDLLLTSGTIYKNNQTDDGGAAFAMPPPGIANPYPEDPSVGNGLGFLNHNDDEFGIPLWPLPSGSQPGPGFQLFNSDVPDSLVDLQGGPINCPMSMNGFSLGPETVMGSASLVADSSACRSGSDINDGLVDNPLAFGGEDPSLQIFLPTRPSDASAQSSMRDQADVSNGVRREDWISLSLGGGGATGSHGDSVPANGVNSRQQVPLRDGAMESLADTASLLLGMNDGRSEKASRQRSDSPFTFPRQKRSVRPRLYLSIDSDTE, encoded by the exons ATGGATTTAGCGACGAGTTGCAAG GACAAATTGGCATATTTTCGTATAAAAGAGCTTAAAGATGTCCTTACACAGTTAGGTCTTTCTAAGCAAGGGAAAAAGCAG GATCTTGTTGACCGAATATTAGGTGTTCTTGCTGATGAACAAG TTCCAAAGACATCAACGAAGAAGACTTCTATTGGAAAGGAAGAGGTGGCAAAATTAGTTGATGACATTTACAG AAAAATGCAGGTTTCTGGGGCCACCGATCTAGCATCTAAGGGTCAGGGCGTGTTGGAGAGCAGTAAGACAATTATTAAAGGAGAAGTTGATGATGATCATTTTCGCTATGATACAAGAGTACGTTGTCCATGCGGTAGCTCATTGGAGACTGAATCAATGATTAAG TGTGAGAAGACTGGATGTAACGAATGGCAGCACATAGGTTGTGTTATAATTCCTGAAAAACCAACGGAGGGCACTCCTCAAGTTCCTGACTTGTATTATTGTGAGATTTGTCGGCTTGGCTGGGCTGACCC CTTCTGTGTTACTATTGCACATCCACTTTATCCCGTCAAGTTGACCGCTACTAATATTCCGGCTGATGG TTCAACCCCATTGCAGAGTGTGGAAAAAACATTTCATCTCACTAGGGCAGACAAGGACTTGCTGACAAAACAGGATCATGATGTTCAG GCTTGGTGTATGCTTTTGAATGATAAGGTTCCATTTAGGATGCAGTGGCCTCAATATGCAGATTTACAGGTCAATG GTGTTCCTGTTCGTGCTATAAACAGACCTGGTTCACAGTTATTGGGGATTAATGGTCGTGACGATGGTCCAATT ATTACACCATGTACGAAAGATGGGATAAACAAGATATGCTTAAGTGGATGCGATGCTCGTATTTTTTGTTTAGGAGTTAGAATTGTAAGGCGACAAACTGTTCAACAG ATACTCGATGGGATCCTCCGGCAGAGTAATGGTGAAGATGGTGAATGTTTTGAAGACGCACTTGCTCGAGTATGTCGCTGTGTTGGTGGTGGAGCAACAGACAATGCTGACAGTGACAGTGACTTGGAAGTAGTTGCAGACTCAATTGGTGTTAATCTTCGCTGTCCA ATGAGTGGTTCTAGAATGAATGTTGCAGGAAGATTTAAACCTTGTGCTCACATGGGCTGTTTTGATCTTGATGTTTTTGTGGAAATGAACCAGCGTTCAAGGAAG TGGCAGTGCCCAGTTTGTCTGAAGAACTACTCAGTGAAGAATGTAATAGTCGATCCATATTTTAATCGTATAACTTCTATG ATGCGGCATTGTGGTGAAGACATAACTGAACTTGAGGTGAAGCTTGATGGTTGTTGGCGCGTAAAAACTAAAACTGAAGCTGAACGTAGGGATGTTGGTGAACTTGCACTGTGGCACAAACCTGATGGTTCTTTGTGTGTGTCTAATGGTGGAGAACAGAAATCTAAAGTGGAAGTGGAAAGACCTATCAAACAGGAATATACATCAGAAGGTCATAATGGTACTGGTTTGAAACTTGGAATTAGGAAGAACCGCAATGGCTTTTGGGAAGTAAGCAAACCTGAGGGTGTAAACACCTCCTCTTCTGGCAATAGATTACAAGAAAGGTTTGAGAACATTGAGCAGAAAGTCATTCCTATGAGCAGTAGTGCCACCGACAGTGGTCGAGATGGTGAAGATGCAAGTGTTAATCAGGATGGTGGTGGGAATTTTGACCTCACTAACAATGGGATTGAACTTGATTCTTTGTCTTTGAATGTAGATTCAACATATGGATTCCCTGATAGAAACTTTTCTGCACCGACAGGAGATGCAGAAGTTATTGTTTTAAGTGATTCAGATGATGATAATGATTTGTTGTTGACATCTGGTactatttacaaaaataatcaaactgaTGATGGTGGGGCTGCTTTTGCAATGCCGCCTCCTGGAATTGCAAATCCTTATCCTGAAGATCCTTCAGTTGGGAATGGTTTAGGTTTTCTAAATCATAATGATGATGAGTTTGGTATACCCCTCTGGCCACTCCCATCTGGAAGCCAACCTGGCCCAGGGTTCCAATTATTTAATTCAGATGTTCCAGATTCCTTAGTAGATTTGCAGGGCGGTCCTATAAACTGCCCCATGTCGATGAATGGATTTTCTTTAGGTCCAGAGACTGTTATGGGATCGGCTAGTTTAGTTGCTGATTCTTCTGCTTGTAGATCTGGTAGTGACATAAATGATGGCTTGGTTGATAACCCCTTAGCATTTGGTGGTGAAGATCCCTCTCTTCAAATCTTTCTTCCAACTCGGCCTTCAGATGCTTCTGCGCAGTCTAGTATGAGGGATCAGGCTGATGTGTCAAATGGTGTTCGTAGGGAGGATTGGATCTCTCTTAGCCTTGGCGGTGGTGGTGCCACCGGCAGTCATGGTGACTCCGTTCCTGCTAATGGAGTGAATTCAAGACAGCAGGTGCCTTTGAGAGATGGTGCCATGGAGTCTTTGGCTGACACCG CTTCTTTGCTTCTTGGTATGAATGATGGTAGATCTGAGAAGGCAAGTCGGCAAAGATCTGATAGTCCTTTCACATTTCCTCGCCAAAAACGTTCAGTAAGACCACGGCTGTATCTTTCTATTGACTCGGACACGGAATAG